From a region of the Nonlabens dokdonensis DSW-6 genome:
- a CDS encoding bestrophin family protein produces the protein MHAGSHFRIRTFLYWTRRNILWLTILAVIPTVLYALLDFHWLAIPWQPVALVGTAAAFIAGFKNTQTYNRSWEARKIWGAIINDSRTWGLMVKDFIVKENITKEELHPIHKRIIYRHFAWLTALRFQLRKPEAWENTNKSYFKEFRKHYSVPEWETNLEDIMRPFLTEKDLQYVLKKKNRATQLLSLQSADLRELRGEKLIDAYPYVSLEGLLKEFFTHQGKAERIKKFPYPRQFASINMFFIRLFSLLLPFGMLDEFAQLGDYGVWLTIPFSVLVGWVFTSLEQVGESTENPFEGGANDIPMAALSRTIEIDLREMLEETDLPPAVTPVNEILM, from the coding sequence ATGCACGCAGGTAGTCATTTTAGAATAAGAACGTTTTTGTACTGGACCAGAAGAAATATCCTTTGGTTAACCATTTTAGCTGTCATTCCTACCGTTTTATATGCGCTTTTAGATTTTCACTGGTTAGCTATTCCTTGGCAACCAGTTGCACTTGTAGGAACGGCAGCAGCATTTATTGCTGGTTTTAAAAACACGCAAACCTATAACCGGTCATGGGAAGCACGTAAAATATGGGGTGCTATTATTAACGATAGCCGTACGTGGGGTTTAATGGTTAAGGACTTTATAGTAAAAGAAAACATTACAAAGGAAGAATTGCATCCTATCCATAAACGAATAATTTACAGACATTTTGCTTGGTTAACCGCACTGAGATTTCAATTGAGAAAACCAGAAGCTTGGGAAAACACAAACAAATCTTATTTTAAAGAGTTTAGAAAACATTATAGCGTTCCAGAATGGGAAACTAACTTAGAGGACATCATGCGTCCTTTTCTAACGGAGAAAGATTTACAGTATGTACTTAAAAAGAAGAATAGGGCGACTCAATTACTAAGCTTACAATCAGCCGACCTAAGAGAACTACGTGGTGAAAAATTAATAGATGCTTATCCTTATGTAAGTCTAGAAGGACTTCTCAAAGAGTTTTTTACACATCAAGGTAAGGCAGAAAGGATTAAGAAATTCCCTTATCCACGACAGTTTGCATCGATCAATATGTTTTTTATAAGGCTTTTTTCACTTTTATTACCTTTTGGCATGTTAGATGAATTTGCACAATTAGGAGACTATGGAGTATGGTTAACTATACCATTTAGTGTTCTCGTAGGCTGGGTTTTTACCAGTTTAGAACAGGTAGGTGAAAGCACAGAAAATCCATTTGAAGGTGGTGCAAATGATATTCCTATGGCAGCCCTTTCCAGAACTATAGAAATAGATTTAAGAGAAATGCTAGAAGAAACAGACTTGCCACCAGCGGTAACTCCTGTAAATGAAATATTAATGTAA
- the era gene encoding GTPase Era, whose translation MEHKAGFVNIVGNPNVGKSTLMNALVGERLSIITSKAQTTRHRILGIVNGDDFQAVISDTPGIIKPAYKLQESMMEFVKNAFEDADCILYMVELGEKELKNEAFEKRLTYAEVPVFVLINKIDKGQPNQLEEAVAHWKERLPNAEIFAISALENFGVPQVLERIVESLPVSPAFYPKDALTDKPERFFVNESIREKILIHYKKEIPYSVEIDTEEFFEDEDIIRIRSVIMVERETQKGIIIGHKGSAIKRVGTEARKDLQKFFGKQVHIELYVKVNKNWRSDEKQLRRFGYKGDNK comes from the coding sequence ATGGAACATAAAGCAGGATTTGTAAACATCGTAGGTAACCCTAATGTAGGTAAAAGCACCTTGATGAACGCATTAGTAGGAGAACGTTTATCGATCATAACTTCAAAAGCACAAACAACGCGTCACCGTATTTTAGGAATTGTAAATGGTGATGATTTTCAGGCTGTTATAAGTGATACACCTGGTATTATTAAACCGGCATATAAACTTCAAGAAAGCATGATGGAGTTTGTAAAAAATGCCTTTGAAGATGCCGACTGTATACTTTACATGGTAGAATTAGGTGAGAAAGAACTTAAAAACGAAGCTTTTGAAAAGCGTTTAACCTATGCCGAAGTTCCTGTTTTTGTACTTATCAATAAAATAGATAAGGGTCAACCTAATCAGCTAGAAGAAGCTGTGGCGCACTGGAAAGAAAGACTGCCTAACGCAGAGATTTTTGCAATAAGCGCTTTAGAAAACTTTGGTGTTCCACAAGTTCTAGAACGTATCGTAGAATCATTACCTGTCTCACCAGCATTTTATCCTAAAGACGCTTTAACTGATAAACCAGAGCGCTTTTTTGTAAATGAGAGCATTCGTGAGAAAATCTTAATTCACTACAAAAAAGAAATTCCATACTCTGTAGAAATTGATACCGAAGAGTTTTTTGAAGATGAAGACATCATCAGAATACGATCTGTCATCATGGTAGAACGTGAGACGCAAAAAGGAATAATTATAGGTCACAAAGGAAGCGCTATAAAACGTGTAGGAACTGAGGCTAGAAAGGATTTACAAAAATTCTTTGGTAAACAAGTTCATATAGAGCTTTATGTAAAAGTGAATAAGAACTGGCGTAGTGATGAGAAACAGTTAAGACGCTTTGGATACAAAGGAGACAATAAGTAA
- the acs gene encoding acetate--CoA ligase yields MSNYHIKHLEEYWQVYRKSVRNPENFWEEIAEEHFLWRKKWNKVLSWDFSKPEVKWFEGAQLNITENCIDRHLATRADKTAILFEPNDPNEGAQHISYRELHERVSKFANVLKSQGVEKGDRVCIYLPMIPELAVSVLACARIGAIHSVVFAGFSATALATRINDCDCRMVICSDGSYRGKKTIDLKSIVDEALENCPGVTTNLVVNRTGGKVTMKEGRDTWIQPLLDAADATCKATIMDAEDPLFILYTSGSTGKPKGMVHTTGGYMVYAAYSFKNVFQYRENDVYWCTADIGWITGHSYIVYGPLANGATTVMFEGVPSYPDYGRFWEIVEKHKITQFYTAPTAIRALAKENLDYVEKYDLSSLKVLGTVGEPINEEAWHWYNDHVGKKNSPIVDTWWQTETGGIMISPIPYSTPTIPTFATLPLPGIQPALMDEHGQEIIGNQVEGRLTIKFPWPSMARTIYGNHERYRDTYFSAYKNMYFTGDGARRDAVGYYRITGRVDDVIIVSGHNLGTAPIEDAINEHPAVAESAIVGFPHDIKGNALYGYITLKETGEDRNQDNLRKEINQLITDRIGPIAKLDKIQFTNGLPKTRSGKIMRRILRKIAGKDTGNMGDTSTLLNPEVVQEIMDNALV; encoded by the coding sequence ATGAGTAATTACCACATAAAACATTTAGAAGAATACTGGCAAGTTTATAGAAAGTCAGTGCGCAATCCAGAGAATTTTTGGGAAGAAATAGCAGAGGAACATTTTTTATGGAGAAAGAAATGGAACAAAGTCCTGAGTTGGGATTTTTCAAAACCAGAAGTAAAATGGTTTGAAGGAGCGCAACTTAATATCACAGAAAACTGTATCGATAGGCATCTCGCCACTCGTGCAGATAAAACAGCGATTTTATTTGAACCTAATGACCCAAATGAAGGTGCTCAACACATAAGCTATAGAGAGTTGCATGAACGCGTTTCTAAATTTGCAAACGTACTTAAATCACAAGGAGTAGAAAAAGGCGATCGAGTTTGTATCTACTTGCCTATGATTCCAGAACTGGCTGTATCAGTATTGGCATGTGCTAGAATAGGCGCGATTCATTCGGTGGTTTTTGCCGGTTTTAGTGCTACGGCATTAGCTACTCGTATTAATGATTGTGATTGTAGAATGGTTATTTGTAGCGATGGAAGTTACCGTGGTAAAAAAACCATTGACTTGAAGTCTATTGTAGATGAAGCGCTAGAGAACTGTCCTGGCGTGACTACAAATCTTGTAGTTAATAGAACTGGTGGAAAAGTCACCATGAAAGAAGGACGAGATACTTGGATCCAACCACTTCTTGATGCGGCCGATGCGACTTGTAAAGCAACCATCATGGATGCTGAGGATCCGTTGTTTATTCTTTATACTTCTGGTTCTACCGGAAAACCCAAAGGAATGGTGCATACCACAGGTGGTTACATGGTTTATGCAGCATACAGTTTCAAAAATGTGTTCCAGTACCGTGAGAATGATGTGTATTGGTGTACGGCGGACATTGGTTGGATTACAGGTCATAGTTATATCGTTTACGGTCCATTGGCAAATGGTGCCACTACGGTAATGTTTGAAGGAGTTCCTTCTTATCCAGATTATGGACGTTTTTGGGAAATTGTAGAAAAGCACAAAATCACTCAGTTTTATACAGCGCCTACTGCGATTAGAGCACTTGCCAAAGAAAACCTAGACTACGTAGAGAAATATGACTTATCTAGTTTAAAAGTATTGGGAACTGTAGGAGAACCTATAAATGAAGAAGCGTGGCACTGGTATAATGATCACGTAGGTAAAAAGAACAGCCCGATTGTTGATACTTGGTGGCAAACAGAAACTGGCGGAATCATGATCAGTCCGATTCCTTATTCCACGCCTACCATTCCTACTTTTGCGACCTTGCCACTACCAGGAATTCAGCCAGCATTAATGGACGAGCATGGTCAAGAAATTATAGGAAACCAAGTAGAAGGAAGATTGACCATAAAATTCCCATGGCCATCAATGGCACGTACGATTTATGGAAATCACGAGCGTTATAGAGATACGTATTTCAGCGCTTATAAAAATATGTACTTTACAGGAGATGGAGCTCGTCGCGATGCTGTAGGATATTATAGAATCACCGGTCGTGTGGACGATGTCATTATAGTAAGCGGTCATAACTTAGGAACCGCACCTATCGAAGATGCTATTAATGAACATCCAGCTGTTGCAGAAAGTGCTATCGTAGGATTCCCGCACGATATTAAAGGAAATGCGCTTTATGGTTATATCACCTTGAAAGAGACTGGCGAAGATCGTAATCAAGATAATCTGCGCAAAGAAATCAATCAGTTGATTACAGACCGTATAGGCCCTATAGCAAAGCTGGATAAAATTCAGTTTACTAACGGATTGCCTAAAACGCGCAGCGGTAAAATCATGCGACGTATTTTGAGAAAAATAGCCGGTAAAGACACCGGTAATATGGGAGACACGAGTACACTTCTCAATCCAGAAGTAGTACAAGAGATCATGGATAATGCTTTGGTGTAA
- a CDS encoding SDR family oxidoreductase, with the protein MSNMNLKDKVVLIAGGGKNLGGLLSRNFAEKGAHIAIHYNSDSSKAEAETTLADVKAHGVNAFLYQADLTQVDNITTFFEQAKEKLGGIDIAINTVGMVMKKPYQDTTEKEYDTMFDVNAKVAYFFIQEAGKHLNDNGKINTILTSLLAAYTGMYSLYAGSKASVEHFTRMASKEFGTRGISVTAVAPGPMDTPFFYAQETEQTVAYHKSAAALGGLTDIKDIASFVEYLVTDGWWITGQTIFANGGYTTR; encoded by the coding sequence ATGAGTAACATGAATTTAAAAGATAAAGTAGTTTTAATAGCTGGTGGCGGGAAGAATCTAGGCGGTTTATTAAGCCGTAATTTTGCAGAAAAAGGAGCGCACATAGCGATTCATTATAACAGCGATAGCTCAAAAGCAGAAGCAGAAACAACGCTAGCCGATGTAAAAGCTCATGGCGTAAACGCTTTTTTATACCAAGCAGATTTAACACAAGTAGATAATATCACAACATTCTTTGAGCAGGCCAAAGAAAAACTAGGTGGCATAGACATAGCGATCAATACGGTAGGAATGGTTATGAAAAAGCCTTATCAAGATACTACAGAAAAGGAATATGACACTATGTTTGATGTAAACGCAAAAGTGGCCTATTTCTTTATTCAAGAAGCAGGGAAACACTTGAATGATAATGGCAAAATAAATACCATACTTACATCTCTTCTTGCTGCTTATACGGGAATGTACTCGCTTTATGCTGGTTCTAAAGCATCTGTAGAGCATTTTACAAGAATGGCTTCTAAGGAATTTGGAACTCGTGGAATTTCAGTAACCGCGGTAGCTCCTGGACCTATGGATACTCCATTTTTCTATGCTCAAGAAACGGAGCAAACGGTTGCTTACCACAAGTCAGCAGCTGCTCTAGGTGGATTAACAGACATTAAAGATATCGCCTCTTTTGTAGAGTACTTAGTTACTGACGGCTGGTGGATTACTGGTCAGACTATTTTTGCAAATGGTGGTTATACCACTAGATAA
- a CDS encoding mechanosensitive ion channel family protein, whose translation MINMQQTEEAVKNTAETVKQSGTELKDSGALIWDQLASWYNSFITMLPNLGIAIIVLIIAYFVSKYVDRGVRKLMANKTQESVKRLAGKAVAILVVLGGIFIAMSVLQLNDAVQGIIAGAGISGLVIGLALQGSLSNVISGIVLSFRKQVKVGDWIETTDYTGQVMEVQLDKFILKEADNNLVVIPNKTIIDNPMKNWTLTPRTRVTLNCGVGYESDLEMVKKLAIDTINNMFEQKGDEEVEFFYNEFGDSSINFMLRFWTDATKAKQKHQALSDAVIGLKKAFDGKNINIPFPIRTLEFNNKLEMVRQEANNSSSD comes from the coding sequence ATGATAAATATGCAACAAACCGAAGAAGCGGTAAAAAATACAGCTGAAACAGTAAAACAATCAGGAACGGAGCTTAAAGATAGTGGAGCCTTAATATGGGATCAACTGGCCTCTTGGTATAATTCATTTATTACCATGCTACCTAATTTAGGTATTGCAATTATAGTTCTTATTATAGCTTATTTTGTTTCAAAATATGTGGATCGAGGCGTACGTAAACTCATGGCAAATAAAACTCAAGAGAGCGTTAAACGTCTAGCTGGGAAAGCAGTAGCTATTTTGGTCGTTCTCGGTGGTATTTTTATTGCGATGAGCGTATTACAGCTCAATGATGCAGTGCAAGGGATTATAGCTGGTGCTGGTATCTCTGGACTTGTAATAGGTCTTGCTTTACAAGGATCGCTATCTAATGTCATTAGTGGTATTGTGCTTTCTTTCCGTAAACAAGTTAAAGTAGGTGACTGGATTGAAACTACTGATTACACTGGTCAAGTAATGGAAGTGCAATTAGACAAATTTATACTCAAAGAGGCAGATAATAATCTGGTAGTTATTCCTAATAAAACAATCATTGATAATCCAATGAAAAACTGGACGCTAACACCTCGCACAAGAGTTACACTTAATTGTGGTGTAGGTTATGAAAGTGATTTAGAAATGGTAAAAAAACTAGCTATCGATACCATAAACAATATGTTTGAGCAAAAGGGTGACGAAGAAGTTGAGTTTTTCTATAACGAATTTGGCGATAGCAGTATCAATTTCATGCTTCGTTTTTGGACAGATGCCACTAAAGCAAAACAAAAACATCAAGCTTTAAGCGATGCGGTAATAGGGTTGAAGAAAGCATTTGACGGTAAGAATATTAACATTCCGTTCCCGATACGAACCTTAGAGTTCAATAATAAATTAGAAATGGTGAGACAAGAAGCAAACAACTCTTCATCTGACTAG
- a CDS encoding anti-sigma factor has translation MMEDKNIQDFLDSGLLEQYVIGATEPYQSEEVESFIEKHTEIKFAYDKLQEELQVVSKLYQKQPPENLKSEVLKSIDRSTTPAEAANRKASSFSWLNLAAIFIGLIGIAGFLYVNNQNTTLETQLSTIEEEQSQLLKQVSFATKEMSSLEDEIAYLKSADTDKYILKGNQKAQTLLATAYYNKSTDRGEVEINNLPSLDKDHDYQLWADVDGEMISLAVLKKDSKKILDPTIMANASSLNITIEPAGGNDHATVENLVAAVNLRVQP, from the coding sequence ATGATGGAAGATAAAAACATACAAGATTTTTTGGACTCAGGTTTACTCGAGCAATATGTTATAGGCGCTACTGAGCCATATCAATCAGAAGAAGTAGAGTCTTTCATTGAAAAACATACAGAAATAAAATTTGCCTACGATAAGCTACAAGAAGAGTTGCAAGTAGTGAGTAAACTATATCAAAAACAACCACCAGAAAATCTAAAGAGCGAGGTTTTAAAATCCATTGACCGTTCAACTACTCCTGCTGAAGCTGCAAATCGAAAAGCATCTTCTTTTAGTTGGTTAAATCTTGCAGCGATATTTATAGGTTTGATAGGTATAGCAGGTTTTCTTTATGTGAACAACCAGAATACTACATTAGAGACGCAATTATCAACTATTGAGGAAGAGCAATCGCAGCTTTTGAAGCAGGTTTCTTTTGCGACTAAAGAAATGAGCTCGCTTGAAGATGAAATTGCTTATTTAAAGTCAGCTGATACGGATAAATACATCCTAAAAGGAAATCAAAAAGCGCAAACACTTCTGGCAACGGCATATTATAATAAAAGTACAGATAGAGGTGAAGTAGAAATCAATAATTTACCAAGTCTAGATAAAGATCATGATTACCAGCTTTGGGCAGATGTCGATGGAGAGATGATTTCTCTAGCGGTTTTAAAAAAGGACTCTAAGAAAATACTTGATCCTACGATAATGGCAAATGCCAGTAGTCTCAATATAACAATTGAGCCAGCTGGTGGGAATGATCATGCAACGGTAGAGAATCTAGTAGCTGCCGTAAACTTAAGAGTGCAGCCTTAA
- a CDS encoding helix-turn-helix domain-containing protein: MNQPELGNYIAALRKEQGLTQEELVEKCNINVRTIQRIENGDVTPRSYTVKNILEALGKSFDEVYQGTASNNNTTQVNNKTASVNYTYNRNKLLLSGVAGIVLFICYQMMTINDVIHSFTFENLLPYSIYSVFGFTSIIAGLLLCQGIYHMGKVRENSLLKIAAILAAVLYTCSTAFLLFFIDYETDFNSSTDIILGIAVVVMTGIAYIMLGAGYLAQRKEETGTDRYMGFIALIAGGMTITIILAPIAILFMIVFDIFQIIYLIKYADKSKKSQLGN, translated from the coding sequence ATGAATCAGCCAGAATTAGGAAATTACATTGCAGCTTTAAGAAAAGAACAAGGACTTACTCAAGAAGAACTTGTAGAAAAGTGCAATATCAATGTACGCACCATACAACGTATTGAAAATGGAGATGTAACTCCACGCAGTTACACGGTAAAAAATATACTAGAGGCTCTAGGAAAGTCATTTGACGAAGTGTACCAAGGAACTGCTTCAAACAATAATACCACTCAAGTAAATAACAAAACTGCAAGTGTAAATTACACTTATAATCGCAATAAGCTACTATTATCTGGTGTTGCAGGAATAGTGTTATTCATTTGCTATCAAATGATGACTATTAATGACGTTATTCACTCATTTACTTTTGAGAACCTCCTACCCTATTCTATTTATAGTGTTTTTGGTTTTACAAGTATTATTGCGGGATTACTATTATGCCAAGGTATTTACCATATGGGTAAAGTGAGAGAAAATAGCTTGCTGAAAATTGCGGCTATACTTGCTGCAGTACTGTACACCTGTTCTACGGCTTTTCTACTTTTCTTTATTGATTATGAAACAGACTTTAATAGCTCTACTGATATTATTTTAGGAATTGCAGTGGTTGTAATGACAGGAATAGCTTACATCATGTTGGGCGCTGGATATCTAGCGCAACGTAAAGAAGAAACAGGAACAGATAGATACATGGGCTTTATTGCATTAATTGCTGGTGGGATGACTATAACAATTATCCTTGCTCCTATTGCTATTTTATTCATGATCGTATTTGATATTTTTCAAATTATTTATTTGATCAAATATGCCGATAAAAGCAAAAAGTCCCAACTAGGTAACTAG
- a CDS encoding nuclear transport factor 2 family protein encodes MKTLQSIILLMVCISINSCNKQQSNEPQQNDEEAIAAVENVIQNLFDEVWAGYDENAITKYQTDDFLLLEHGEVWNNDTIANWCKEAQTRNSEYERINNFKRIDARGNGDKLWLAYHNYGTFKKDTIMFERAWLESVVAVKEDSIWKLELMHSTRQPVE; translated from the coding sequence ATGAAAACGTTACAATCGATAATTCTTTTAATGGTTTGCATAAGCATCAACTCTTGTAATAAACAACAATCAAATGAACCTCAACAAAACGATGAAGAAGCCATAGCAGCTGTAGAAAATGTGATCCAAAATCTATTTGATGAAGTCTGGGCTGGTTATGATGAAAATGCAATTACCAAATATCAAACCGATGATTTTTTATTATTAGAACATGGTGAAGTATGGAATAACGACACCATAGCAAACTGGTGCAAAGAAGCGCAAACTAGAAACTCTGAATATGAACGTATCAATAATTTCAAACGCATAGATGCGAGAGGTAATGGAGATAAACTATGGCTAGCATATCACAACTACGGGACCTTCAAAAAAGATACTATCATGTTTGAAAGAGCATGGCTAGAAAGTGTCGTTGCTGTTAAAGAAGACAGTATTTGGAAATTAGAATTAATGCATTCTACAAGACAGCCTGTAGAATAA
- a CDS encoding ion channel, whose protein sequence is MNKTFQVAQNYKYEILLVALLAHLYIGVILIDMSFYTKVIWPLNMLILGVASIGVFMEKGRVRNTIKNILLILVILLPISIPFLGTAPYFMPVLSLVYTVFFGYIFIEILRFLIKPSYINTDILSASACGFFLIIEVAVFLLQAVFYMDTSSIKGLTTGAPALVYMDLVYFSSITVTSIGFGDITPIAHTTKLLVSVLGVFSQFYSVVLIGILISKFVSKEDQK, encoded by the coding sequence TTGAATAAAACGTTTCAAGTAGCTCAGAACTATAAATATGAAATTTTACTAGTAGCGCTCTTAGCGCATCTTTATATAGGTGTTATTCTGATAGATATGTCATTTTACACAAAGGTAATTTGGCCGCTGAATATGCTTATTCTAGGAGTTGCTAGCATAGGCGTTTTTATGGAAAAAGGACGTGTTAGAAATACCATCAAAAATATTTTATTGATATTAGTAATACTGTTACCTATTAGCATTCCCTTTTTAGGTACGGCTCCTTATTTCATGCCTGTTTTGAGCCTGGTGTATACGGTCTTTTTTGGATATATCTTTATCGAAATATTGAGGTTTTTAATTAAGCCTAGCTATATCAATACAGATATTTTATCTGCATCTGCTTGTGGTTTTTTCTTAATCATTGAAGTAGCGGTATTTCTATTACAAGCTGTTTTCTATATGGATACCTCCTCTATAAAAGGCTTAACTACTGGAGCGCCAGCGCTAGTCTATATGGATTTGGTTTACTTTAGTTCTATAACAGTAACTTCTATTGGTTTTGGGGATATTACGCCTATTGCTCATACCACTAAACTATTAGTTTCTGTTTTAGGTGTTTTCAGCCAATTTTACTCTGTTGTTTTAATAGGTATCCTTATCAGCAAATTTGTGTCTAAAGAAGATCAAAAGTAA
- a CDS encoding RNA polymerase sigma factor: MTFIEKHIIELLQEKDERAISLIYDQYAAPLYGVILKITRNEAMASDVLQETLIKVWHKSHVYDPEKAKLFTWLFQIARNTALDALRKSKRKSDKEIQIQNRDVYPNEDGIDKEDRDLINAQINRLDKKYREVLETIFFKGMTHMEAADYLNLPLGTLKTRLRNALKELRTINIGLFIIIVSCLL; this comes from the coding sequence GTGACTTTTATTGAAAAGCATATTATAGAATTATTACAAGAGAAAGATGAGCGCGCGATCTCACTAATCTATGATCAATATGCAGCTCCTCTTTATGGTGTGATTCTTAAGATCACTAGAAATGAAGCTATGGCGAGTGATGTTTTACAGGAAACATTAATTAAGGTATGGCATAAATCTCATGTCTACGATCCAGAAAAAGCAAAATTATTTACATGGCTTTTTCAAATTGCTCGCAACACGGCGCTAGATGCATTAAGGAAATCAAAAAGGAAAAGTGATAAAGAAATCCAAATCCAAAATCGAGACGTATATCCTAATGAAGACGGAATTGACAAGGAGGATAGAGATTTAATTAATGCACAGATCAATAGGTTAGATAAAAAATATAGAGAAGTTCTAGAAACAATTTTTTTTAAAGGAATGACTCATATGGAAGCCGCAGATTACTTAAACCTACCTTTAGGAACATTAAAGACGAGATTACGTAATGCTTTAAAAGAATTACGTACTATTAATATAGGGCTTTTTATAATTATAGTAAGCTGTTTATTATGA
- a CDS encoding GNAT family N-acetyltransferase translates to MDAIQYALKENESQKKYYFEIEEHVAFIEYIKAQGNIYLTHTEVPKELEGRGIASNLVLKVLEEIDQNEWRLIPLCPFVATYIKRHPEWKKLVYRGINID, encoded by the coding sequence ATGGACGCAATACAATATGCACTCAAAGAAAATGAATCTCAAAAAAAATATTACTTTGAAATAGAGGAACATGTCGCCTTTATAGAATATATCAAAGCTCAGGGGAACATTTACCTTACTCATACTGAAGTCCCAAAAGAGCTAGAAGGACGTGGGATTGCAAGTAATTTGGTCCTAAAAGTTCTGGAAGAAATCGACCAAAATGAATGGCGATTGATACCTCTTTGCCCATTTGTAGCCACCTATATCAAAAGACATCCTGAATGGAAAAAGCTTGTTTATCGAGGAATCAATATTGATTAA
- a CDS encoding TetR/AcrR family transcriptional regulator: MNKTERILNAALALIVERGLERTPMSMIAERAEVGMGTVYKYFANKEAIVNGIYVKIKEEEATTVFVNHKVQQSVHLTFLDYYGRMIDYFLSNPLRFDFISRYAFSPIIKQDTQVTAMAQFYHFDDLFKRGLDEGLFKTIQAEHITFFVFSAIAYWMKAAGELKIKIDDSYKETLLNMAWDSIKK; this comes from the coding sequence ATGAATAAAACCGAACGTATTTTAAACGCTGCTCTTGCTTTAATAGTAGAACGCGGATTAGAACGTACACCTATGTCCATGATAGCTGAGCGTGCTGAGGTAGGAATGGGAACAGTTTATAAATACTTTGCAAATAAAGAGGCTATTGTTAACGGCATTTATGTGAAAATAAAGGAAGAAGAAGCTACTACGGTTTTTGTAAATCATAAGGTTCAACAAAGTGTTCATCTCACCTTTTTAGATTATTATGGTCGCATGATAGACTATTTTTTGAGTAATCCTTTGAGATTTGACTTTATAAGTCGCTATGCCTTTTCTCCTATTATTAAACAGGATACCCAAGTAACAGCTATGGCGCAGTTTTACCACTTTGATGACTTATTCAAACGCGGTCTGGACGAGGGATTATTTAAAACTATTCAAGCAGAGCATATAACTTTTTTTGTTTTTAGTGCAATTGCTTACTGGATGAAAGCTGCTGGAGAATTAAAGATAAAAATAGACGATTCTTATAAAGAGACCTTGTTAAACATGGCTTGGGATTCTATAAAAAAGTAA
- a CDS encoding nuclear transport factor 2 family protein has translation MQDNSNSTPESTIKSLIDAMEANDGDKIRSLFHDNASQAYGDGPSKSGKAFFKWLDSDIIDRKGHVEGAHFTTTGNEVVVTGQYSSEGYTNKANFLFFVKEGKIMSWQMRY, from the coding sequence ATGCAAGACAACTCTAATTCCACACCAGAAAGCACTATAAAATCCCTTATCGATGCTATGGAAGCAAACGATGGTGATAAAATACGTTCCTTATTTCATGATAACGCGTCTCAAGCTTATGGTGATGGACCTTCAAAATCAGGAAAAGCATTTTTTAAATGGCTGGATAGTGATATTATAGACCGCAAAGGCCATGTAGAAGGAGCACATTTTACAACCACAGGTAACGAAGTAGTTGTTACTGGTCAATACAGTAGTGAAGGTTATACTAACAAGGCTAATTTTTTATTCTTTGTTAAAGAGGGAAAAATCATGAGCTGGCAAATGCGTTATTAA